The DNA sequence TTTGGTGATTTTATACAATAATGCACCCGCTTGAATCATTTGCCCGGTGTTATAAGGGTATTTTGCTTTTTGCACCTTTCCCGCAAGATTGATATTATCCCAGTAAAGCTGATCCTGAGGATCCTGTAAGTTATCTTTCGTCCAACCATAAAGACGGATCGCTTGTTCTAGGTAGGATTTAGATTGAGTTGCTTCATATAACTTTAGCAGGTATACAACGGCTGGAGCATTAGAACAGGTATTTTTGGATTCTTTTTTTTGCTCACACCAATAAATGCCTCCACCCAATTGATCGTCCATCCCGCTTTCTACGAAACGCCAGATTTCTTGTGCCTTGTCTAGATACACTTGCTGCTTGGTATGTAGGTATAAATCTGTAAAATCGATGCCCAGCCAAACATTATCATCATAGAAACGATCCGACGGTGCAGCGCTATTGATATAAGAAGCATATCCCGATGGGTTGCGTGTATCGTAATAATTTTCCAAACCTGGCAGCACTACGTCATCTATACGCTTTTTCACTGCCTCATCATTAGAATGCTCTAGTAAGGCTACATAAGCCGATAAGCTTCCCGAAAAAGGCCATAAATAAGAATACGGATTTGTCTTGTTTTCATTATCGCCTCCACCCAGATAACTAGCACTATAAGTGTCATCAAAAGGATAAGTCTCTCTTAACAATTGCTTGCCATCAGGCACGGCGTACAACTCTTCTATCTTGGTCAAAGTCTCACTTGCTTTCGCATAGTACGAATTTTCTGTTGGCATTTGCGCTTGTGCAAATAAGTTTGTGGCTAAAAACAAGCCTATACCCATCCAAACTATGTCTCTACAATTTTTATTCATCTTTTTAGTTATTTTATAAAAATATAAAGCTGGCTCTTCGAATAACCTCGCTTTTAAACAATTCACAAAGTAGTGTAAATATAACTTTAATAAATTGACATCATCCGCTAATTCTAA is a window from the Sphingobacterium sp. lm-10 genome containing:
- a CDS encoding glycoside hydrolase family 76 protein, giving the protein MNKNCRDIVWMGIGLFLATNLFAQAQMPTENSYYAKASETLTKIEELYAVPDGKQLLRETYPFDDTYSASYLGGGDNENKTNPYSYLWPFSGSLSAYVALLEHSNDEAVKKRIDDVVLPGLENYYDTRNPSGYASYINSAAPSDRFYDDNVWLGIDFTDLYLHTKQQVYLDKAQEIWRFVESGMDDQLGGGIYWCEQKKESKNTCSNAPAVVYLLKLYEATQSKSYLEQAIRLYGWTKDNLQDPQDQLYWDNINLAGKVQKAKYPYNTGQMIQAGALLYKITKKKEYLQDAQASAKSGMEFFFSEETPAGYPPLKRSDNWFIAVMLRGYVELFHQDQNRQYINAFSANMDHAWTAMRDSDGLFSKEWTGKTSNNDKKWLLDQLAIAEMYARLAAVGSLQNLFLIK